One genomic segment of Arachis duranensis cultivar V14167 chromosome 4, aradu.V14167.gnm2.J7QH, whole genome shotgun sequence includes these proteins:
- the LOC107483307 gene encoding uncharacterized protein LOC107483307 yields the protein MKMLMWNCRGLGKTLTVHNIQGINRSHSPEVMFLCETKNNSSFVTRQCERLGFPNSFCVNPIGVAGGLVLAWRTEVQINVMESASFFIHFKVLDTSRNKFWNVIAVHLHSEENQRSGQFDRLLQILNLGEELFLVLGDFNAIIAHQEKEGGRPKATSSVEKFQNFLDGGNLSDLGYEGIKYTWNNRQFGDSFIRERLDRCLVSNHWRQDYPTTKILHLEDQGSDHRPILLESELQGRRPK from the coding sequence ATGAAGATGTTGATGTGGAATTGTAGGGGTTTGGGGAAGACCCTTACAGTTCACAACATACAAGGGATCAACAGATCTCATTCCCCCGAAGTGATGTTCTTATGTGAAACAAAGAACAACTCTTCGTTTGTTACAAGGCAGTGTGAGAGGTTGGGGTTTCCGAACAGTTTTTGTGTGAATCCTATAGGAGTTGCTGGAGGTTTGGTGCTAGCATGGCGGACTGAGGTGCAGATTAATGTTATGGAATCAGCAAGCTTCTTTATCCATTTCAAAGTTCTGGATACTAGCAGAAACAAATTTTGGAATGTGATTGCAGTGCACCTGCATAGTGAAGAAAATCAACGGAGTGGGCAGTTTGATAGGCTACTCCAAATTCTCAACTTGGGAGAGGAATTATTCTTAGTTCTGGGAGACTTTAATGCTATTATAGCTCATCAGGAGAAGGAGGGAGGGAGGCCTAAAGCAACTAGTTCTGTTGAAAAGTTTCAGAACTTTCTTGATGGTGGCAATTTAAGTGACTTGGGGTATGAAGGAATTAAATACACGTGGAACAACAGACAGTTTGGAGACTCTTTTATCAGAGAGAGGTTAGATCGTTGTCTGGTTTCTAACCATTGGCGGCAGGATTACCCAACAACAAAAATTTTGCATTTGGAGGATCAGGGGTCAGATCATAGACCTATTCTTTTGGAATCAGAACTGCAGGGTCGGAGGCCAAAATGA